A single region of the Mycobacterium avium subsp. avium genome encodes:
- a CDS encoding DUF4191 domain-containing protein — MAKSRSAADNKAARAQAQAARKAAARERRAQLWQAFNIQRQEDKRLLPYMIGAFLLVVGVSVAVGVWAGGLTMITLIPFGVVLGALVAFIVFGRRAQKSVYRKAEGQTGAAAWALDNLRGKWRVTPGVAATGHFDAVHRVIGRPGVILVGEGSPTRVRPLLAQEKKRTARLIGDVPIYDIIVGNGEDEVPLAKLERHLTRLPANITVKQMDTLESRLAALGSRAGAAVMPKGPLPNAGKMRGVQRTVRRK; from the coding sequence ATGGCTAAATCCCGCTCTGCCGCCGACAACAAGGCGGCCCGCGCGCAGGCGCAGGCCGCCCGCAAGGCCGCCGCGCGCGAGCGCCGCGCCCAGTTGTGGCAGGCGTTCAACATCCAGCGCCAGGAGGACAAGCGCCTGCTGCCCTACATGATCGGCGCCTTCCTGCTGGTCGTGGGCGTGTCGGTGGCTGTGGGCGTCTGGGCCGGCGGGCTGACCATGATCACCTTGATCCCGTTCGGCGTGGTGCTGGGCGCGCTGGTCGCCTTCATCGTGTTCGGGCGCCGCGCGCAGAAATCGGTGTACCGCAAGGCCGAGGGCCAAACCGGCGCGGCGGCATGGGCTTTGGACAATCTGCGCGGCAAGTGGCGGGTGACCCCCGGGGTGGCGGCGACCGGCCACTTCGACGCCGTGCACCGCGTCATCGGCCGGCCGGGCGTGATCCTGGTCGGCGAGGGCTCGCCGACCCGGGTGCGGCCGCTGCTGGCGCAGGAGAAAAAGCGCACCGCCCGGCTGATCGGCGACGTGCCGATCTACGACATCATCGTCGGCAACGGCGAAGACGAGGTGCCGCTGGCCAAGCTGGAGCGCCACCTGACCCGGCTGCCGGCCAACATCACCGTCAAGCAGATGGACACCCTGGAGTCGCGGCTGGCCGCCCTGGGGTCGCGGGCCGGGGCCGCCGTCATGCCCAAGGGCCCGCTGCCCAACGCCGGCAAGATGCGCGGGGTGCAGCGCACCGTCCGCCGCAAGTAG
- a CDS encoding RDD family protein: MTPESRSAYPGEKLGLPQRGPGSLAPMGPRLGALMIDWLISYGLAALAMRLGWFSASALATSVLVIWFLLGVVSVRLFGFTPGQLVLRLQVVTVDGRGLVGTGRAVVRGVLVGTVVPALFTDWDGRGLQDRLTATAVVRR; encoded by the coding sequence ATGACGCCGGAATCGCGATCCGCATATCCGGGCGAAAAGCTCGGCCTGCCGCAGCGCGGGCCCGGCTCGTTGGCGCCGATGGGGCCCCGGCTGGGTGCGTTGATGATCGACTGGCTGATCTCCTACGGGCTGGCGGCGCTGGCCATGCGGTTGGGCTGGTTCTCGGCATCGGCCCTGGCCACCAGCGTGCTGGTGATCTGGTTTCTGCTGGGGGTGGTCTCGGTGCGGCTGTTCGGCTTCACGCCCGGCCAGCTGGTGTTGCGGCTGCAGGTGGTGACGGTGGACGGGCGGGGGCTGGTCGGCACCGGCCGCGCGGTGGTGCGCGGTGTGCTGGTCGGGACGGTGGTGCCGGCGTTGTTCACCGACTGGGACGGCCGCGGCCTGCAGGACCGGCTGACCGCGACGGCCGTGGTGCGGCGCTGA
- the glnA gene encoding type I glutamate--ammonia ligase has product MTETTPDDVFKLAKDEKVEFVDVRFCDLPGIMQHFTIPVSFFDESVFEDGLAFDGSSIRGFQSIHESDMLLLPDPATAQIDLFREAKTLNLNFFVHDPFTLEPYSRDPRNIARKAENYLISTGVADTAYFGAEAEFYIFDSVSFDSRTNGSFYEIDAISGWWNTGSPNELDGSPNRGYKVRPKGGYFPVAPVDHYVDLRDQMLSNLIKAGFSLEKGHHEVGTGGQAEINYKFNTLLHAADDMMLYKYIVKNTAWQNGKTVTFMPKPLFGDNGSGMHTHQSLWKDGSPLMYDETGYAGLSDTARHYIGGLLHHAPSLLAFTNPTTNSYKRLVPGFEAPINLVYSQRNRSACVRIPITGTNPKAKRLEFRCPDSSGNPYLAFSAMLMAGLDGIKNKIEPQAPVDKDLYELPPEEAANIPQAPTQLSAVIDRLEEDHEYLTEGGVFTPDLIETWISFKRETEILPVQVRPHPYEFALYYDV; this is encoded by the coding sequence GTGACGGAAACGACGCCCGACGACGTCTTCAAACTCGCCAAGGACGAGAAAGTCGAATTTGTCGACGTCCGGTTCTGTGACCTGCCCGGCATCATGCAGCACTTCACAATCCCGGTTTCGTTTTTCGACGAGAGCGTCTTCGAGGACGGCCTGGCCTTCGACGGCTCGTCCATTCGCGGATTCCAGTCCATTCACGAATCCGACATGTTGCTCCTGCCGGACCCGGCCACGGCCCAGATCGACCTGTTCCGCGAGGCCAAGACGCTGAACCTGAACTTCTTCGTGCACGACCCGTTCACCCTCGAGCCGTACTCGCGCGACCCGCGCAACATCGCCCGCAAGGCGGAGAACTACCTGATCTCCACCGGTGTGGCCGACACCGCGTACTTCGGCGCCGAGGCCGAGTTCTACATCTTCGACTCGGTGAGCTTCGACTCGCGCACCAACGGCTCGTTCTACGAGATCGACGCCATCTCGGGCTGGTGGAACACCGGCTCGCCCAACGAGCTCGACGGCAGCCCCAACCGCGGCTACAAGGTCCGCCCCAAGGGGGGCTACTTCCCCGTCGCCCCCGTCGACCACTACGTCGACCTGCGCGACCAGATGCTGTCCAACCTGATCAAGGCCGGCTTCAGCCTGGAGAAGGGCCACCACGAGGTGGGCACCGGCGGCCAGGCCGAGATCAACTACAAGTTCAACACGCTGCTGCACGCCGCCGACGACATGATGCTCTACAAGTACATCGTCAAGAACACCGCGTGGCAGAACGGCAAGACCGTCACGTTCATGCCCAAGCCGCTGTTCGGGGACAACGGCTCCGGCATGCACACCCATCAGTCGCTGTGGAAGGACGGCAGCCCGCTGATGTACGACGAGACGGGCTACGCCGGTCTGTCGGACACCGCGCGGCACTACATCGGCGGCCTGCTACACCACGCGCCGTCGCTGCTGGCGTTCACCAACCCGACGACGAACTCCTACAAGCGCCTGGTGCCGGGCTTCGAGGCGCCGATCAACCTGGTCTACAGCCAGCGCAACCGCTCGGCGTGTGTGCGCATCCCGATCACCGGCACCAACCCGAAGGCCAAGCGGCTCGAGTTCCGTTGCCCCGACTCCTCGGGCAACCCGTACCTGGCGTTCTCGGCCATGCTGATGGCCGGCCTGGACGGCATCAAGAACAAGATCGAGCCGCAGGCGCCGGTCGACAAGGACCTCTACGAGCTGCCGCCCGAGGAGGCCGCCAACATCCCGCAGGCGCCGACCCAGCTGTCCGCGGTGATCGACCGGCTGGAAGAGGACCACGAATACCTCACCGAGGGAGGCGTTTTCACGCCCGACCTGATCGAGACGTGGATCAGCTTCAAGCGCGAGACCGAGATCCTGCCGGTCCAGGTCCGGCCGCACCCCTATGAATTCGCGCTGTACTACGACGTTTAG
- a CDS encoding TIGR03619 family F420-dependent LLM class oxidoreductase, whose translation MRFYVSSAFLNTREIIEIARAADELGYDGIGIPDHVVNLETLDTPYPYTRDGQRRWQPFTDWPDPWVLIGALAQVTTRLRFVNTVYIPAMRNPYSAAKAIGTAAVLASGRVELGVGVGWCREEFALMGERFEARGKRTDEIIELMRALWAPGWTEFEGEFYSAPRLEMQPTPPPIPVYVGGLSDIALRRAARSDGWIGDLIKTERAIEAVGRLRELRAENGLTMDDFTILTPLTDAFTTADYRRAEDAGITGIITMPWMFYAGPQASLDDKIDGMQRFRKDLALDG comes from the coding sequence GTGAGGTTCTACGTCAGCAGCGCCTTCTTGAACACCCGGGAGATCATCGAGATCGCCAGGGCCGCAGACGAACTCGGCTACGACGGGATCGGCATCCCCGACCATGTCGTCAACCTGGAGACGCTGGACACCCCCTACCCGTACACCAGGGACGGGCAGCGGCGCTGGCAGCCGTTCACCGACTGGCCCGACCCGTGGGTGCTCATCGGGGCGCTCGCCCAGGTCACCACCCGGCTGCGGTTCGTCAACACCGTCTACATCCCGGCGATGCGCAACCCGTACTCGGCGGCCAAAGCCATTGGCACCGCGGCGGTTCTGGCGTCGGGCCGGGTGGAGCTGGGCGTCGGCGTCGGCTGGTGCCGCGAGGAATTCGCGTTGATGGGGGAGCGGTTCGAGGCGCGCGGCAAACGCACCGACGAGATCATCGAGCTGATGCGGGCGCTGTGGGCGCCGGGCTGGACGGAGTTCGAGGGCGAGTTCTACTCCGCGCCGCGGCTGGAGATGCAGCCCACCCCGCCGCCGATCCCGGTGTATGTGGGCGGGCTGTCGGACATCGCGCTGCGCCGCGCCGCCCGCAGCGACGGCTGGATCGGCGACCTGATCAAGACCGAGCGGGCCATCGAGGCGGTCGGCCGGCTGCGCGAGCTGCGCGCCGAAAACGGTTTGACGATGGACGATTTCACCATCCTGACGCCGCTGACCGACGCGTTCACCACCGCCGATTACCGGCGTGCCGAGGATGCCGGCATCACCGGGATCATCACCATGCCGTGGATGTTCTACGCCGGGCCGCAGGCGTCGCTGGACGACAAGATCGACGGCATGCAGCGGTTCCGCAAGGACCTCGCGCTGGACGGGTAG
- a CDS encoding PaaI family thioesterase, which translates to MSQEAGALDAIFEVLDAAEAERVTALYAPLADAVRELVDATIRTEVDDAVVAEARSAIEAVTASLRRRTRPVGVSYRVDGRPLPLGNAAIGVCNPIAPPIVVHHEGDGRCWSEFVLGSAYEGPPRLVHGGVSALVLDHMLGEAASEGLSKARFTGTITVKYLRGTPLGPLRCDAWIDRREGVKVFARGIISDAAGVTVEADGVFIEPAWARETQ; encoded by the coding sequence TTGAGTCAGGAGGCCGGCGCGTTGGACGCCATATTCGAGGTGCTCGACGCGGCGGAGGCCGAACGGGTGACCGCACTGTATGCCCCGTTGGCCGATGCGGTCCGCGAGCTCGTCGACGCCACCATCCGGACCGAGGTTGACGACGCCGTCGTCGCCGAAGCCCGCTCGGCGATCGAGGCGGTCACCGCGTCGCTGCGGCGACGGACCCGGCCGGTGGGGGTGAGCTACCGGGTCGACGGCCGGCCGCTGCCGCTGGGCAACGCCGCGATCGGCGTGTGCAATCCGATCGCCCCGCCGATCGTCGTGCACCACGAGGGCGACGGGCGCTGCTGGAGCGAGTTCGTCCTCGGCTCGGCCTACGAGGGGCCGCCGCGGCTGGTGCACGGCGGCGTCAGCGCCCTGGTGCTCGACCACATGCTCGGTGAGGCGGCCAGCGAAGGGCTGTCCAAGGCGCGGTTCACCGGCACCATCACCGTGAAATACCTGCGCGGCACGCCGCTGGGCCCACTGCGCTGTGACGCCTGGATCGACCGTCGCGAGGGCGTCAAAGTCTTTGCCCGAGGCATCATTTCGGATGCCGCGGGAGTCACCGTCGAGGCCGACGGCGTGTTCATCGAGCCGGCCTGGGCGCGGGAGACGCAGTGA
- a CDS encoding bifunctional [glutamine synthetase] adenylyltransferase/[glutamine synthetase]-adenylyl-L-tyrosine phosphorylase, translating to MVVTKPATQRPRLPSVGRLGLVDPQAAERMAQLGWYDHDDQAHVDLLWALSRAPDPDAALLALVRLAETPDAGWDELGAALLTERPLRGRLFAVLGSSLALGDHLVAQPRSWKLLRGNVSLPTHDELCAMFTGCVDEALADPGSAMVRLRTLYRDRLLVLAALDLAATVEDEPVLPFTVVAAHLSDLADAALAAALRVAEHNVCGDRTPPRLAVIAMGKCGARELNYVSDVDVIFVGERADTVTTRVASEMMRLASEAFFQVDAGLRPEGRSGELVRTVESHIAYYQRWAKTWEFQALLKARAAVGDAELGRRYLDALMPMVWVACEREDFVVEVQAMRRRVEQLVPADVRGREIKLGSGGLRDVEFAVQLLQLVHGRSDESLHVASTVDALAALGQGGYIGREDAANLTASYEFLRLLEHRLQLQRLKRTHLLPEADDEEAVRWLARAAHIRPDGRHDAAGVLREELRHQNLRVSQLHAKLFYQPLLESIGPAGLEIRHGMTSEAAERQLAALGYEGPQSALKHMSALVNQSGRRGRVQSVLLPRLLNWMSYAPDPDGGLLAYRRLSEALAGESWYLSTLRDKPAVARRLMHVLGTSAYVPDLLMRAPRVIQDYGDGPSGPRLLETDPAAVARALVASASRYSDPVRAIAGARTLRRRELARVASADLLGMLEVTDVCKALTSVWVAVLQAALDAMIRANLPDDGPQRGKAPAAIAVIGMGRLGGAELGYGSDADVMFVCEPAPGVDDSAAVRWAASVAEQVRTLLGTPSVDPPLDVDANLRPEGRNGPLVRTLASYAAYYEQWAQPWEIQALLRAHAVAGDAELGQRFLLMADKTRYPADGVSPEAVREIRRIKARVDAERLPRGADPNTHTKLGRGGLADIEWTVQLLQLLHAHEVPALHNTSTLECLDAIAEAGLVPADEVDLLRQAWLTATRARNALVLVRGKPTDQLPGPGRQLNAVAVAAGWPTDEGGEFLDNYLRVTRRAKAVVRKVFGS from the coding sequence GTGGTCGTGACCAAACCCGCGACGCAGCGTCCCCGGCTGCCCAGCGTCGGCCGGCTCGGGTTGGTCGATCCCCAAGCGGCCGAACGGATGGCGCAGCTGGGTTGGTACGACCATGACGACCAGGCCCACGTCGATCTGCTGTGGGCGCTGTCCCGGGCGCCGGACCCCGACGCCGCGCTGCTCGCCCTGGTCCGGCTGGCCGAGACCCCCGACGCCGGGTGGGACGAACTGGGCGCCGCCCTGCTCACCGAACGCCCGCTACGGGGACGGCTGTTCGCGGTGCTCGGCTCCTCGCTGGCCCTGGGCGACCACCTGGTCGCTCAGCCGCGATCCTGGAAACTGTTGCGCGGCAACGTCTCTCTGCCCACCCACGACGAGCTGTGCGCGATGTTCACCGGCTGCGTCGACGAGGCGCTGGCCGACCCCGGCTCGGCGATGGTGCGGCTGCGCACCCTGTACCGGGACCGGCTGCTGGTGCTGGCCGCGCTGGACCTGGCCGCCACCGTCGAGGACGAACCGGTGCTGCCGTTCACCGTGGTGGCCGCCCACCTGTCGGACCTGGCCGACGCGGCACTGGCCGCCGCGCTGCGGGTGGCCGAGCACAACGTGTGCGGCGACCGGACACCGCCGCGGCTGGCGGTCATCGCGATGGGCAAATGCGGTGCCCGCGAACTGAACTACGTCAGCGACGTCGACGTCATCTTCGTCGGCGAGCGCGCCGACACCGTCACCACCCGGGTGGCCAGCGAGATGATGCGGCTGGCGTCCGAGGCGTTCTTCCAGGTCGACGCCGGGCTGCGACCGGAAGGCCGCAGCGGCGAGCTGGTCCGCACCGTGGAATCGCACATCGCCTACTACCAGCGCTGGGCCAAGACGTGGGAGTTCCAGGCGCTGCTGAAAGCCCGTGCGGCGGTGGGCGACGCGGAGCTCGGCCGGCGCTACCTGGACGCGCTGATGCCGATGGTGTGGGTGGCCTGCGAACGCGAGGACTTCGTGGTCGAGGTGCAGGCGATGCGCCGGCGCGTCGAGCAGCTGGTGCCCGCCGACGTCCGCGGCCGCGAGATCAAGCTGGGCAGCGGCGGGTTGCGCGACGTCGAATTCGCCGTGCAGCTCTTGCAGTTGGTGCACGGCCGCAGCGACGAGTCGCTGCACGTGGCCTCGACGGTCGACGCGCTGGCCGCGCTGGGGCAGGGCGGCTACATCGGGCGCGAGGACGCGGCCAACCTCACCGCCTCCTACGAATTCCTGCGGCTGCTCGAGCACCGGCTGCAGCTGCAGCGGCTCAAGCGCACCCACCTGCTGCCCGAGGCCGACGACGAGGAGGCGGTGCGCTGGCTGGCCCGGGCCGCCCACATCCGGCCGGACGGCCGCCACGACGCGGCCGGGGTGCTGCGCGAGGAGCTGCGGCACCAGAACTTGCGGGTCTCGCAGCTGCACGCCAAGCTCTTCTACCAGCCGCTGCTGGAATCGATCGGCCCGGCCGGGCTGGAGATCCGGCACGGCATGACCTCCGAGGCCGCCGAGCGGCAGCTGGCCGCCCTGGGCTACGAGGGCCCGCAGAGCGCGTTGAAGCACATGTCGGCGCTGGTCAACCAGAGCGGCCGGCGCGGCCGGGTGCAGTCGGTGCTGCTGCCGCGGCTGCTGAACTGGATGTCGTATGCGCCCGACCCGGACGGCGGGCTGCTGGCCTACCGCCGGCTGTCGGAGGCGCTGGCCGGGGAGAGCTGGTATCTGTCCACGCTGCGCGACAAGCCCGCGGTGGCGCGGCGGCTCATGCATGTGCTGGGGACCTCGGCGTACGTGCCTGACCTGCTGATGCGCGCGCCGCGGGTCATCCAGGACTACGGCGACGGGCCGTCCGGGCCCCGGCTGCTCGAGACCGACCCGGCCGCGGTGGCCCGCGCGCTGGTCGCCTCGGCCAGCCGGTACTCCGACCCGGTGCGGGCGATCGCCGGGGCGCGCACCCTGCGCCGCCGGGAGCTGGCCCGGGTGGCGTCGGCGGACCTGCTCGGCATGCTCGAGGTCACCGACGTGTGCAAGGCGCTGACCTCGGTGTGGGTGGCCGTGCTGCAGGCCGCGCTGGACGCGATGATCCGGGCCAACCTGCCCGACGACGGCCCGCAGCGGGGCAAGGCGCCGGCCGCCATCGCGGTGATCGGCATGGGCCGGCTGGGCGGCGCGGAGCTGGGCTACGGGTCCGACGCCGACGTGATGTTCGTCTGCGAGCCGGCACCCGGCGTCGACGATTCGGCGGCGGTGCGCTGGGCGGCCTCGGTCGCCGAGCAGGTTCGCACCCTGCTGGGCACCCCCAGCGTGGACCCGCCGCTGGACGTGGACGCCAACCTGCGGCCCGAGGGCCGCAACGGCCCGCTGGTGCGGACTCTGGCGTCCTATGCCGCCTACTACGAGCAGTGGGCGCAGCCGTGGGAGATCCAGGCGTTGCTGCGCGCGCACGCGGTCGCCGGGGACGCGGAGCTGGGGCAGCGGTTCCTGCTGATGGCCGACAAGACGCGCTACCCCGCCGACGGGGTGTCGCCGGAGGCGGTGCGCGAGATCCGGCGCATCAAGGCCCGGGTGGACGCCGAGCGGCTGCCGCGCGGCGCCGACCCCAACACGCACACCAAGCTGGGCCGCGGCGGGCTGGCCGACATCGAATGGACGGTGCAGCTGCTGCAGCTGCTGCACGCCCACGAGGTGCCGGCGCTGCACAACACGTCGACGCTGGAGTGCCTGGACGCGATCGCCGAGGCCGGCCTGGTTCCCGCCGACGAGGTGGACCTGCTGCGGCAGGCCTGGCTGACCGCCACCCGGGCCCGCAACGCGCTGGTGCTGGTCCGTGGCAAGCCCACCGACCAGCTGCCCGGGCCCGGGCGTCAGCTGAACGCGGTCGCCGTCGCCGCGGGCTGGCCCACCGACGAGGGCGGGGAGTTCTTGGACAACTATCTACGGGTGACGCGACGCGCAAAAGCAGTCGTGCGCAAGGTGTTCGGAAGTTGA
- the glnA gene encoding type I glutamate--ammonia ligase, producing the protein MDRQKEFVLRTLEERDIRFVRLWFTDVLGFLKSVAIAPAELEGAFEEGIGFDGSSIEGFSRVSESDTVANPDPSTFQVLPWASPNGHHHSARMFCDITMPDGSPSWADPRHVLRRQLQKANDLGFSCYVHPEIEFFLLKPGPDDGTPPVPVDTAGYFDQAIHDSASNFRRHAIEALEFMGISVEFSHHEGAPGQQEIDLRFADALSMADNVMTFRYVIKEVAIENGARASFMPKPFGQHPGSAMHTHMSLFEGDVNAFHSPDDPLQLSDVGKSFIAGILEHASEISAVTNQWVNSYKRLVGGGEAPTAASWGAANRSALVRVPMYTPHKTSSRRVEVRSPDSACNPYLTFAVLLAAGLRGVEKGYVLGPQAEDNVWDLTPEERIAMGYRELPTSLDSALRAMESSELVAETLGEHVFDFFLRNKRTEWATYRSHVTPYELRTYLSL; encoded by the coding sequence ATGGATCGACAGAAGGAATTCGTCCTGCGCACCCTCGAGGAACGGGACATCCGCTTCGTTCGGCTGTGGTTCACCGATGTGCTCGGGTTCCTCAAGTCGGTCGCCATCGCCCCGGCCGAACTCGAAGGCGCTTTCGAGGAGGGCATCGGCTTCGACGGCTCCTCGATCGAGGGCTTCTCCCGGGTGTCGGAATCCGACACCGTCGCCAACCCCGACCCGTCCACCTTCCAGGTGCTGCCGTGGGCCTCGCCCAACGGCCACCACCACTCGGCGCGAATGTTCTGCGACATCACCATGCCGGACGGGTCGCCGTCCTGGGCCGACCCGCGGCACGTGCTGCGCCGCCAGCTGCAGAAGGCCAACGACCTGGGCTTCTCCTGCTACGTGCACCCCGAGATCGAGTTCTTCCTGCTCAAGCCCGGGCCCGACGACGGCACGCCGCCCGTCCCCGTCGACACCGCCGGCTACTTCGACCAGGCCATCCACGACTCCGCCTCCAACTTCCGCAGGCACGCCATCGAAGCGCTGGAGTTCATGGGCATCTCGGTGGAGTTCAGCCACCACGAGGGCGCGCCCGGCCAGCAGGAGATCGACCTGCGCTTCGCCGACGCCCTGTCGATGGCCGACAACGTGATGACGTTCCGCTACGTCATCAAGGAGGTCGCGATCGAGAACGGCGCCCGCGCCTCGTTCATGCCCAAGCCGTTCGGGCAGCATCCCGGCTCGGCGATGCACACCCACATGAGCCTGTTCGAGGGCGACGTCAACGCGTTCCACAGCCCCGACGACCCGCTGCAGCTCTCGGACGTGGGCAAGTCGTTCATCGCCGGCATCCTCGAGCACGCCTCCGAGATCAGCGCCGTCACCAACCAATGGGTGAACTCCTACAAGCGGCTGGTGGGCGGCGGCGAGGCTCCCACCGCCGCGTCCTGGGGGGCGGCCAACCGCTCGGCGCTGGTGCGGGTGCCGATGTACACGCCGCACAAGACGTCGTCGCGGCGCGTCGAGGTGCGCAGCCCCGACTCGGCGTGCAACCCCTACCTGACCTTCGCCGTGCTGCTGGCCGCCGGCCTGCGCGGGGTGGAGAAGGGCTACGTGCTGGGGCCGCAGGCCGAAGACAACGTGTGGGACCTGACCCCCGAGGAGCGGATCGCGATGGGCTATCGCGAACTGCCCACCAGCCTCGACAGCGCGCTGCGCGCCATGGAGTCCTCGGAGCTGGTCGCGGAGACGTTGGGGGAGCACGTCTTTGACTTCTTCCTGCGCAACAAGCGCACCGAGTGGGCGACCTACCGCAGCCACGTCACCCCGTACGAACTGCGCACCTACCTGTCGCTGTAG